AACTTGAGAGATGTCATTTATTTCCTATCCTCAGTCAGAAGGCAGCAGTAAAACgttacatttttcattttccttgtGTTTCAGACTAGCTTCTTACATGAAAAACGTGCTACATCAGTAAGATTCAGTTAATCGATATCCACTGCCGTGGCGAAGGACCTATTGCCACATACAGGGGGCTGGACCTATTCATATGAAGATTTAATCCCATTCTCTTTACATTCCATCATTGTATTGATGGCCAGTCTAGCACCACAAGCAGTTTGATGAGCAACATCGATTGAGTTCTGAATTTTCACCTTCAATGTATGGAGAACTATATCGTTGGAGATGCTGTCACAGACTCCGAGTTCTTCATAAAAGATTGTTCGACTCTTCCTCATCGACTTACCGGGGTCCGAGTATTTCAACAATAAAACCGATCCGTTTCATTTCCAGAGTTGCCAATTTTGACTAGGTCACAACCACCAGGGTGAAGATAATCGCTTACATTCGAGTATATAGATGAAAAAGAAGGCCTTGTTATTTAATTAGACACTGATATGGCTGCAGAATCTTTCAGTACAGACCTCAGATCATTTATAGAGCATACTCTTGAGGGCCATACTAAAGGACTGGTTGGTGGTGCTGTATCCCCCATCCACCATCAGGTTTAGCCCGTTCACGTACTTGGACTCGTGGCTGCTCAGGTAAAGCGCCGCCTCTGCCACATCCTCCGGCTCCGGCACGACCCCCTTCAGCACCGCTGATGCGCAAACGAGCTCCTCCACCGTACCCTTGTCGAGCCCCATTGCATTGGTCAGCAGGGGCGTTGCAATCGCACATGGGGAGATACAGTTCACCCTAATCCCGTGCTGCCCCAGCTCGACGCAAAGGCTCTTTGTGAGCCCCACAATAGCGTGCTTTGACACCGTGTACGCGTGGGGAGACTCGCCGCATGAGACCGAGGCCACGCTCGAGGTGAAGAGTATAGTCCCGCTCCTTGCTGGGACCATAACCCTGGCAGCATGCTTGGCCCCCAAGAAGGCCCCGTAAACATTAACGTCGAAAACCCTCCTGAAGTTCTCGCAGTCGCCCCCCACGATCGAGGGGTCCAACTTCCCGGGGATCCCGGCGTTGTTGTACATGATGTCAAGCTTCCCATACCTGGAAACAGCCGCGTCCACCGCTTTCTCCACGTCCGCCTCCCTCGTAACGTCGCAGTGGACATACGATATGGTCTCCTCGGGGCCGAGCTCCTTGCAGAGGGAAAGTCCGAGGTTGTCCTGGACATCAGCCATGACAACCTTGGCACCGTGCCGGACAAACAGCCTCACGGTGCTCTCTCCTATGCCGCTTGCTCCCCCTGTAATAATCGCGACCTTCCCTTCTAGCCTGACTCACACATGCACACACACCAAACCCGACATAGCCACTTAATATATACAGATCACATAACAATGCGATTTCCATGAGAATATATTCGACACCGAAAtttaattcattcattcatagTTATTACCTTCTCAAAGAAGGAGGACAAGCTGAGAAGCCGTTCGGGTTCGACATGACTGCTTCGAGTAATCTTATGTGCAAAGCCAAAGCAGAACTCTTTGTCACTTCTCTCCCTCCCAATATCACAGTGAGGATCTTTCCACATAAGTTGGGTTGCTATTTATAGGCCCGAGCCCGACCGAGACATGTCTTTCACCAGAAACAGAACTGtcgttattattatatttctgaCTTTCCATGTGCACTCATTGACCATCGCTTTGCTATCAACTTGACCCTAATTACACGATATGTTTTTAGTGATTT
The sequence above is drawn from the Punica granatum isolate Tunisia-2019 chromosome 5, ASM765513v2, whole genome shotgun sequence genome and encodes:
- the LOC116207799 gene encoding secoisolariciresinol dehydrogenase-like codes for the protein MSNPNGFSACPPSLRRLEGKVAIITGGASGIGESTVRLFVRHGAKVVMADVQDNLGLSLCKELGPEETISYVHCDVTREADVEKAVDAAVSRYGKLDIMYNNAGIPGKLDPSIVGGDCENFRRVFDVNVYGAFLGAKHAARVMVPARSGTILFTSSVASVSCGESPHAYTVSKHAIVGLTKSLCVELGQHGIRVNCISPCAIATPLLTNAMGLDKGTVEELVCASAVLKGVVPEPEDVAEAALYLSSHESKYVNGLNLMVDGGYSTTNQSFSMALKSMLYK